The sequence GAAGATAGGGCTGGACATAGGCCAGCTCTCGAGCGTACTTGCGAGGGGAGGGCGCGGGGACAGGGTGGAGCTCGGCGCCGAGGACGGAAGGTTCGTGATACGGTTCATAGGGGAAAAGAAGAAGAGGACCTTCAAGATTCCGATTCTGGACATAGGGGAAGGGATGCAGAAGGAGCCCAAAATCGAGTTCAACAACCTGGTGAGGATAAACGCGGACGCGTTCAGGGAAGTGCTCAAGGACGCAAAATTGGTGAGTTCGCACATAAGGCTTGCGCTCAGCCCGGGCGCTTTCATCGCTGAAGTGAAGGGCGACAGCGGCGACGTGCACGAGGAGTTCGAAAAAGACAGCAACGAGATTGCCGAGATAAAGGCCACAGGGAGCATGAAGGCGACGTTCCCACTCCAGTATCTCGAGGACATAACCAAGGCGAGCCCGAGCAGCGAAGTGATAACCGTGCATATAGAGACGGACAGGCCGCTCAAGATAGAGTATAAGATTGGCGGCGCAAGCGTGAAATACTACCTGGCGCCGAGGATAGAGAGCGACTGACTGCGCTTATTTTGCTGATTTTCTGGAATAGAGGATGCACGCGGA is a genomic window of Candidatus Micrarchaeia archaeon containing:
- the pcn gene encoding proliferating cell nuclear antigen (pcna), whose translation is MKIIVGDAPAFKSSVDAITSLVEEGVFEISKSGLYLKAMDPSQISMVSFAMPKEAFVEFSVEEERKIGLDIGQLSSVLARGGRGDRVELGAEDGRFVIRFIGEKKKRTFKIPILDIGEGMQKEPKIEFNNLVRINADAFREVLKDAKLVSSHIRLALSPGAFIAEVKGDSGDVHEEFEKDSNEIAEIKATGSMKATFPLQYLEDITKASPSSEVITVHIETDRPLKIEYKIGGASVKYYLAPRIESD